The following coding sequences lie in one Clostridia bacterium genomic window:
- the sigG gene encoding RNA polymerase sporulation sigma factor SigG, producing MLHKVEICGVNTSQLPVLKRDEKQKLMLRIKEGDEVAREEFVNGNLRLVLSVIQRFSQRGEYMDDLFQVGCIGLIKAIDNFDLSQNVQFSTYAVPMIIGEVRRYLRDNNAVRVSRSLKDTAYRALSIKEMLTNKNQKEPTVDEIAKEMEMKKEEIVFALESIVEPISLFEPIYNDSGDAVFVMDQIKDVKNSDKNWIEEIALNEALTKLSEREKKVLDLRFFQGKTQMEVAEEIDISQAQVSRIEKSAIDHLRKHI from the coding sequence TTTTAAAAAGAGACGAAAAGCAGAAGTTAATGTTAAGAATCAAAGAAGGAGATGAAGTAGCAAGAGAAGAGTTTGTAAATGGTAATTTAAGACTTGTTTTAAGCGTTATCCAAAGGTTTTCTCAACGAGGGGAGTATATGGATGATTTGTTTCAGGTAGGTTGTATAGGTCTTATAAAAGCCATAGATAATTTTGATTTGAGCCAGAATGTTCAGTTTTCTACCTATGCAGTTCCAATGATAATAGGAGAGGTAAGAAGATATTTAAGAGATAATAATGCAGTAAGAGTAAGCAGAAGTCTTAAAGATACTGCATACAGAGCCTTAAGCATTAAAGAAATGCTTACTAATAAAAATCAAAAAGAGCCAACCGTTGATGAAATAGCAAAGGAAATGGAAATGAAAAAAGAAGAAATTGTTTTCGCCTTGGAATCAATAGTTGAGCCAATAAGTCTTTTTGAACCGATATATAATGACAGTGGCGATGCTGTATTTGTTATGGACCAGATTAAAGATGTTAAAAATTCAGATAAAAACTGGATAGAAGAAATTGCACTCAATGAAGCACTTACAAAACTTTCAGAAAGAGAAAAAAAGGTGCTTGATTTAAGATTTTTTCAGGGCAAAACTCAAATGGAGGTTGCAGAAGAAATTGACATTTCTCAGGCACAGGTGTCAAGAATAGAAAAGAGTGCAATAGACCATTTAAGAAAACATATATAG
- the hrcA gene encoding heat-inducible transcription repressor HrcA: protein MSLTDRKKKILKAVIEDYINSAEPIGSRHIAKNHDISLSSATIRNELADLEDLGYLVKTHTSSGRVPSDLGYRTYVDNLIQTYLVQMQEIGNLKLQMQQKMRDLDFYIKKVLDIASSHTNLTAVALTPDYTKGYIKNIEFIMLDKSNIMLILVTDTNVVKSKHIHLKMEVDLDFISGLKEQLNEYIAGHTIEEISQTSFEELTLKLRGDHRAVVEILEFVYSTISEINENDIYLSGETNMLALPEFKDIKKAKDFLELVHDKSKMKNILVSNIKDDILNVVIGDESNIDETKGLSMVLSTYKITDSVYGAIGIIGPTRMDYGKAISSLEYIRNSLNEGFNPDKEEGDE, encoded by the coding sequence GTGAGTTTAACAGACAGAAAGAAAAAGATTTTAAAAGCAGTAATAGAAGATTATATCAATTCTGCCGAGCCTATCGGTTCAAGGCATATTGCAAAAAATCACGATATATCTTTATCATCTGCAACAATAAGGAATGAACTTGCTGACCTTGAAGATTTAGGCTATCTTGTTAAAACTCATACATCTTCAGGAAGAGTTCCGTCTGATTTAGGGTACAGAACATATGTTGATAACCTTATCCAGACTTACCTTGTGCAAATGCAGGAAATAGGTAATTTAAAACTTCAGATGCAACAGAAGATGAGAGACCTTGATTTTTACATAAAAAAGGTTCTTGATATAGCATCAAGCCACACTAATTTAACAGCAGTAGCCCTTACTCCTGACTACACTAAAGGTTATATCAAAAATATTGAGTTTATAATGCTTGATAAGTCAAATATAATGCTTATTCTTGTTACAGATACAAATGTGGTAAAAAGTAAGCATATTCATCTTAAGATGGAAGTAGACCTTGATTTTATAAGCGGACTTAAAGAGCAACTCAATGAGTATATAGCAGGGCATACTATTGAAGAAATCAGCCAGACAAGTTTTGAAGAACTTACTTTAAAATTAAGGGGCGACCACAGAGCAGTTGTAGAAATACTTGAATTTGTATATTCAACTATCAGCGAAATAAATGAAAATGACATTTATTTAAGCGGAGAAACAAATATGCTTGCCCTTCCTGAATTTAAGGATATTAAAAAGGCAAAAGATTTTCTTGAACTTGTACATGACAAATCAAAAATGAAAAATATTCTTGTATCAAATATTAAAGACGATATTTTAAATGTTGTTATCGGTGATGAAAGTAATATCGATGAAACCAAAGGTCTTAGTATGGTGCTTTCGACATATAAGATTACCGACTCTGTGTACGGGGCAATAGGAATTATCGGTCCGACAAGAATGGACTATGGAAAAGCAATTTCGTCTTTAGAATATATAAGAAATTCTCTTAACGAGGGGTTTAATCCTGATAAAGAGGAAGGAGATGAATAG
- a CDS encoding TetM/TetW/TetO/TetS family tetracycline resistance ribosomal protection protein codes for MKRITAGILAHVDAGKTTLSEGLLYASGKIRKMGRVDNGDSFLDTDEQERKRGITIFSKHAVLKIDETEITLLDTPGHMDFFAETERTVSVFDYAVLVVSGTDSVQSHTITLWNLLCEKNIPVFIFVNKSDLNGFSYENTLNDLKDEFKGNFVDFSLYGTDEFYENIALCDEKAMSEYFKTGKILKDNIKELIKRRKIFPCYMGAALKHIGVEEFLHSFCDLTCEPFLYKEFGARVFKISEDEKGNRLTFIKVTGGSLGVKSIINKEKINEIRIYSGDKYETCDTLSKGMVCALVGPKTTYAGQGLGFLENAETLTAEPIFSYKVNYPKETEVTSFLRDLKKLEEEETKLNISWNERLKEIRLSVMGEVQLEVLKELIFKRYGVDVTFSQGGIIYKETILNTVEGVGHYEPLRHYAEVHLLLEPLPVGSGMQFETDADEDSLNKNWQRLILNHLMEKTHLGVLTGSPVTDIKITLKSGKAHLKHTEGGDFRQATYRAVRHGLRSAKSVVLEPYCTFTIEVPSENIGKVMTDLNYMGAEFDAPYSKGNITKISGECPAKKISDYKYELISFTRGMGKLNTKFSNYKPCKDQEKVIEDIAYDADSDIENTADSIFCSHGAGFNVKWTDVTNYMHLESILKPEIKEEKKEKREKFFSTDEELLKIFENTYGKVKVKLPHDAMYTKKDAVTVKDVKLKEKKYEKEYLLIDGYNIIFAWDDLKKVAKDSLESARTLLTDRLVTYKTFKNIEIIVVFDAYKVKGNPGEKEKINGINIVYTKEAQTADSYIEKTAHELSKNYKVSVATSDALEQMIIFGSGALRMSARTLREDIEIVEERVRKLIDDYNLDVKKSDFFKINLFNEKLTE; via the coding sequence ATGAAGAGAATAACTGCGGGAATATTAGCCCATGTTGATGCAGGAAAAACCACTCTGTCCGAGGGGCTTTTATACGCATCAGGTAAAATAAGAAAAATGGGCAGAGTTGATAATGGCGACAGTTTTCTTGACACTGATGAGCAGGAAAGAAAAAGAGGCATCACCATATTTTCAAAACACGCAGTATTAAAGATAGACGAAACTGAAATAACCCTTCTTGACACTCCTGGGCATATGGACTTTTTCGCAGAAACTGAAAGAACGGTAAGCGTATTTGATTATGCAGTTTTGGTGGTAAGCGGAACTGACTCGGTTCAAAGCCATACTATAACGCTCTGGAACTTACTTTGTGAAAAAAACATCCCTGTTTTTATATTTGTAAATAAGTCTGACCTTAATGGCTTTTCTTATGAGAATACATTAAACGACTTAAAAGATGAATTTAAAGGTAATTTTGTTGACTTTTCATTATATGGTACAGACGAATTTTACGAAAATATAGCCTTATGTGATGAAAAGGCGATGAGCGAATATTTTAAAACAGGAAAAATTTTAAAAGATAATATAAAAGAACTTATAAAAAGAAGAAAAATATTTCCCTGCTATATGGGAGCAGCACTTAAACATATCGGAGTGGAAGAATTTTTACATTCATTCTGTGATTTAACCTGTGAGCCTTTTTTATATAAAGAATTTGGGGCAAGGGTGTTTAAAATATCCGAAGATGAAAAGGGAAACCGTCTTACATTTATAAAGGTAACAGGCGGGAGTTTGGGCGTAAAATCTATAATAAACAAAGAAAAAATAAACGAAATAAGGATATATTCAGGGGATAAGTATGAAACATGCGATACTTTGTCCAAAGGAATGGTTTGCGCTTTAGTCGGCCCAAAAACAACATATGCAGGGCAGGGTCTTGGTTTTTTGGAAAATGCAGAAACTCTTACTGCCGAGCCGATATTCAGTTATAAGGTTAACTATCCTAAAGAAACTGAAGTTACATCATTTTTAAGAGATTTAAAAAAATTAGAGGAAGAAGAAACAAAACTTAATATTTCATGGAACGAAAGGCTTAAAGAAATTCGCTTAAGCGTTATGGGAGAAGTTCAGCTTGAAGTGTTAAAGGAACTGATATTTAAAAGATATGGTGTTGATGTAACTTTTTCGCAGGGTGGCATTATATATAAAGAAACTATTTTAAATACGGTTGAGGGAGTAGGGCATTATGAGCCGCTTCGCCATTATGCAGAAGTTCATCTTCTTTTAGAGCCATTGCCTGTAGGAAGTGGAATGCAGTTTGAAACGGATGCTGATGAAGACAGCCTCAATAAAAACTGGCAACGCCTTATTCTTAATCACCTAATGGAAAAAACACATTTAGGAGTTTTAACAGGCTCTCCTGTTACAGATATAAAAATAACATTAAAATCAGGAAAAGCCCATCTAAAACATACCGAGGGCGGAGATTTTCGTCAGGCAACATACAGGGCAGTCCGTCATGGGTTAAGAAGTGCAAAGAGTGTGGTGCTTGAGCCATATTGCACTTTTACTATCGAAGTGCCTTCGGAAAATATCGGCAAAGTTATGACCGACTTAAATTATATGGGCGCAGAATTTGACGCTCCTTATTCAAAGGGGAATATAACTAAAATATCAGGGGAATGCCCTGCTAAGAAAATAAGTGATTATAAATATGAACTTATTTCCTTTACCCGCGGAATGGGAAAACTTAACACTAAATTTTCAAACTATAAACCGTGTAAAGACCAGGAAAAAGTTATAGAAGATATAGCGTATGATGCTGATTCGGATATAGAAAATACTGCCGATTCTATTTTTTGTTCTCACGGAGCAGGTTTTAATGTTAAATGGACGGATGTTACAAATTATATGCATCTTGAAAGTATCTTAAAACCTGAGATAAAAGAAGAGAAAAAGGAAAAAAGAGAAAAGTTTTTTTCAACCGATGAGGAACTTTTAAAAATATTTGAAAACACATACGGAAAAGTTAAAGTAAAGTTACCTCATGACGCTATGTATACAAAAAAAGATGCTGTAACAGTAAAAGATGTTAAACTTAAAGAGAAAAAATATGAAAAAGAATATCTTTTAATTGACGGATATAATATTATATTTGCATGGGATGATTTAAAAAAAGTTGCAAAAGACAGTTTAGAGAGTGCAAGAACTCTTCTTACAGACAGACTGGTAACTTATAAAACATTTAAAAATATTGAAATAATAGTTGTTTTTGATGCGTATAAGGTTAAGGGTAACCCCGGAGAAAAAGAAAAAATAAACGGTATAAATATTGTATATACAAAAGAGGCTCAGACTGCCGACTCATATATTGAAAAAACTGCCCACGAACTTTCAAAAAACTATAAAGTGAGCGTTGCCACATCAGATGCCTTGGAGCAGATGATAATTTTCGGAAGCGGTGCACTTCGTATGAGTGCAAGAACTCTAAGGGAAGATATTGAAATAGTAGAAGAAAGGGTAAGAAAATTAATAGACGATTATAACCTTGATGTAAAGAAAAGCGACTTTTTCAAAATAAATTTATTTAACGAAAAACTTACAGAATAA
- the fba gene encoding class II fructose-1,6-bisphosphate aldolase, which produces MLVSAKEMMKKAKEGHYAVGQFNINNLEWTKAILLTAKEQKSPVILGVSEGAGKYMGGYKTVVGMVKGMMEELDIDVPVAIHLDHGSYEGALKAIDAGFTSVMFDGSHYEIDENIEKTKEIISIANSKGISVEAEVGSIGGEEDGVVGAGEVADPNECKLIADLGVDILAAGIGNIHGKYPENWQGLNFDVLAEIEEKTNPMPLVLHGGTGIPEDMIKKAISLGVSKINVNTECQLSFAAATRKYIEEGKDLAGKGFDPRKLLAPGFEAIKVTVKEKMELFGSINKA; this is translated from the coding sequence ATGTTAGTCTCAGCAAAAGAAATGATGAAAAAAGCCAAAGAAGGACATTATGCAGTTGGCCAGTTCAATATCAATAACCTTGAATGGACAAAAGCTATTCTTCTTACTGCAAAGGAACAGAAATCTCCTGTTATCCTTGGCGTTTCTGAAGGTGCAGGTAAATATATGGGCGGTTATAAAACTGTTGTCGGTATGGTAAAAGGTATGATGGAAGAACTTGATATCGATGTTCCTGTTGCTATCCACCTTGACCACGGATCATATGAAGGCGCTCTTAAAGCAATAGATGCAGGGTTTACTTCTGTTATGTTTGACGGTTCTCACTATGAAATAGATGAAAACATTGAAAAAACAAAAGAAATAATAAGCATTGCAAATTCAAAAGGTATTTCTGTTGAAGCTGAAGTTGGTTCTATCGGCGGAGAAGAAGACGGAGTTGTTGGTGCAGGTGAAGTTGCAGACCCTAACGAATGTAAATTAATCGCTGATTTAGGCGTAGATATTTTAGCTGCAGGTATCGGTAATATTCACGGTAAATACCCTGAAAACTGGCAGGGCTTAAACTTTGATGTTCTTGCAGAAATCGAAGAAAAAACTAACCCAATGCCATTAGTATTACACGGTGGTACAGGTATTCCTGAAGATATGATTAAAAAAGCAATATCTCTTGGCGTTTCAAAAATCAATGTTAACACAGAATGTCAGCTTTCTTTCGCTGCTGCTACAAGAAAATACATTGAAGAAGGCAAAGATTTAGCAGGAAAAGGCTTTGACCCAAGAAAATTATTAGCACCTGGTTTTGAAGCAATTAAAGTTACGGTTAAAGAAAAAATGGAACTTTTTGGTTCAATCAACAAAGCATAA
- the grpE gene encoding nucleotide exchange factor GrpE has translation MNRLEQKEKIKNEEEVKEEVETTVENEESKEEEDFKDKYIRILAEFDNYKKRTQKEKGELYEYTLCELISKMLPVFDTLKLALTHETKDEALKTGVELTIKQFEKVLNDLNVVEIEALGQTFDPNCHNAVMHIDDENYKEKEIVEVFQTGYRLNDKIIRYSMVKVAN, from the coding sequence ATGAATAGATTGGAACAAAAGGAAAAAATTAAAAACGAAGAAGAAGTAAAAGAAGAAGTAGAAACTACGGTTGAAAATGAAGAATCAAAAGAGGAAGAAGATTTTAAGGATAAATATATAAGAATTCTTGCAGAGTTTGATAATTACAAAAAAAGAACTCAGAAGGAAAAAGGGGAATTATATGAATATACCCTTTGCGAACTTATATCTAAAATGCTTCCCGTGTTTGATACACTTAAATTAGCGTTAACTCACGAAACGAAAGACGAAGCGTTAAAAACAGGAGTAGAACTTACTATAAAGCAGTTTGAAAAGGTTCTTAATGATTTAAATGTTGTTGAGATTGAGGCGCTGGGGCAGACATTTGACCCTAACTGTCATAATGCAGTAATGCATATTGATGATGAAAATTATAAAGAAAAAGAAATTGTAGAAGTATTCCAGACAGGATACAGATTAAATGACAAAATAATACGTTACAGTATGGTAAAAGTTGCTAATTAG
- a CDS encoding EamA family transporter, whose amino-acid sequence MKKQSFIYIILACIFWGTSGVFVHYISPFGISSFQMTFIRSFVFFLCMGIYIFIKEKELFKIDFKQAFLYFLSGVSFYLTAGCYFLSMQLTSVSTAVVLMYTAPIFVMIYSVTFLSEKFTKIKGISLFLMITGCVLVSGIIGNLKFNLSGILIGLSSGIAFSAYNITTKIQMKNKFHPLTATFYCFLFATLIGLFSSNPLGVIPIINKSPYSLSLLCIGMGIVTCVFPYILYTLGLKETDAGLVSSLGVIEPMAATLMSIIFLKESLNGYSFLGIILILLAAFLLSRHK is encoded by the coding sequence ATGAAAAAACAGTCGTTTATTTATATAATATTAGCATGTATATTCTGGGGAACATCTGGCGTATTTGTTCATTACATATCCCCCTTTGGCATTTCATCTTTTCAGATGACTTTTATAAGAAGTTTTGTGTTTTTTCTTTGTATGGGAATTTACATTTTTATAAAAGAAAAAGAATTATTTAAAATTGATTTTAAACAAGCCTTTTTATATTTTTTAAGTGGTGTCTCTTTTTATCTTACCGCAGGTTGCTATTTTTTATCCATGCAACTTACATCAGTTTCCACAGCAGTTGTTCTAATGTATACTGCACCGATATTTGTAATGATTTATTCGGTAACTTTTCTTTCAGAAAAGTTTACAAAAATAAAAGGCATCTCTCTTTTTTTAATGATAACAGGTTGCGTATTGGTGTCAGGGATAATAGGGAATCTTAAGTTTAACCTTTCAGGTATTTTAATCGGTTTATCTTCTGGAATTGCTTTTAGTGCTTATAATATTACAACTAAAATTCAGATGAAGAATAAATTTCATCCTTTAACTGCAACTTTTTATTGCTTTCTTTTTGCAACCTTAATCGGCCTTTTTAGTTCAAACCCCTTAGGCGTTATTCCCATAATAAATAAATCGCCTTATTCGTTAAGTTTATTATGTATAGGAATGGGGATTGTAACCTGTGTCTTCCCATACATATTATATACATTAGGTTTAAAAGAAACAGATGCAGGGTTAGTTTCTTCTCTTGGAGTTATAGAGCCAATGGCTGCAACGCTAATGAGCATTATCTTTCTTAAAGAATCGCTTAACGGTTATTCTTTTTTGGGTATTATCCTTATTCTTTTAGCAGCATTTTTACTTAGCAGACATAAATAA
- a CDS encoding Coenzyme F420 hydrogenase/dehydrogenase, beta subunit C-terminal domain: MKCYYGQIQDEKMLKKTASGGFAYAMYTKVLDKGGVCYGASYTDDFKGASYIRVTDRDKLNKLITSKYVKAALDESIVSSLTEDIKCGKKVIFIGLPCDVYYIIKKINNLKLPTDNLITCDLKCNGPTLPCGFKSYVEHLEEKYNQKVKNIITPYKNPSWYPVCIKVVFEDNSEYIEELAKTDLGVAFDFLKDEKCYYCKYKGDNHKSDMTISNYWGIKITDPGFNYYGTSYAYVYTKKGEDFLKSIPYLNLFDDVSEETNLPLYSTDSYRVKQMNKFKKDFEKHGLLKAVKRRNSFLLRLARILKI, translated from the coding sequence ATGAAATGTTATTATGGACAGATACAAGATGAAAAAATGTTAAAAAAAACAGCATCGGGAGGCTTTGCCTATGCTATGTATACTAAGGTTTTAGATAAAGGTGGGGTGTGTTACGGTGCGTCTTATACTGATGATTTTAAAGGCGCGAGTTATATAAGGGTTACTGACAGAGATAAGTTAAATAAACTTATAACTTCAAAATATGTAAAAGCAGCATTGGATGAGAGTATAGTATCATCTTTAACAGAGGATATTAAGTGTGGGAAAAAAGTTATTTTTATCGGTCTTCCTTGTGATGTATATTATATTATAAAAAAGATAAATAATTTAAAACTTCCAACCGATAATCTTATAACTTGTGATTTAAAATGCAATGGCCCGACGTTGCCTTGCGGGTTTAAAAGTTATGTAGAACATCTGGAAGAAAAATACAACCAAAAAGTTAAAAATATTATAACACCGTATAAAAACCCAAGTTGGTATCCTGTGTGTATAAAGGTAGTTTTTGAGGATAACAGTGAATACATAGAAGAACTTGCAAAAACAGATTTAGGAGTAGCGTTTGACTTTTTAAAGGATGAAAAATGCTACTATTGTAAATATAAAGGGGATAATCATAAATCGGATATGACCATAAGTAACTATTGGGGAATAAAAATTACAGACCCCGGTTTTAATTATTATGGCACATCCTATGCGTATGTTTATACAAAAAAAGGAGAAGACTTTTTAAAGAGTATCCCTTATCTTAACCTTTTTGATGATGTAAGCGAAGAAACAAATCTTCCGCTATACTCTACTGATTCTTACAGGGTTAAACAAATGAATAAGTTTAAAAAAGACTTTGAAAAACACGGTCTTTTAAAAGCAGTAAAGAGACGGAATAGTTTTTTATTAAGGTTAGCAAGAATACTTAAAATATAA
- the dnaK gene encoding molecular chaperone DnaK, whose product MAKVIGIDLGTTNSCVAVMEGGEATVIPNAEGARTTASVVAFAKENERLVGPVAKRQAITNPDKTIISIKRDMGSDKKVKIDDKEYSPQEISAMILQKLKADAESYLGEKVSQAVITVPAYFSDSQRQATKDAGKIAGLEVLRIINEPTAAALAYGLDKDNEQKIMVYDLGGGTFDVSILEIGDGVFKVLATSGNNRLGGDDFDQKIIDFLAEEFKKENGIDLRQDKMALQRLKEAAEKAKIDLSGVTTANINLPFITADATGPKHMDITLTRAKFDELTSDLVEKTMIPTRQALQDAGLSASEIDKVLLVGGSTRIPAVQEAVKKFTGKEPFKGINPDECVAIGAAIQGGVLAGDVKDLLLLDVTPLSLGIETLGGVCTKLIERNSTIPTKKSQVFSTAADSQTSVDIHILQGEREMAAGNKTLGRFQLTDIPPAPRGVPQIEVTFDIDANGIVNVSAKDLGTGNEQKITITSSTNLSDEEIDKAVKEAEAFANEDKQKKEEIEARNNADSLIYQTEKTINEAGDKLTEDDKKAITEKIDALKEALKGTDTELIKKGTEELNQKIYEFAQKLYQQAAPNQDMGAQEGNTADNGAYEADYKVVDEDENK is encoded by the coding sequence ATGGCAAAAGTTATAGGTATTGATTTAGGTACAACAAATTCATGTGTAGCAGTTATGGAAGGCGGAGAAGCAACCGTTATTCCTAACGCTGAAGGCGCAAGAACAACAGCATCAGTTGTTGCTTTCGCAAAAGAAAACGAAAGATTGGTAGGCCCTGTTGCTAAAAGACAGGCAATTACAAACCCTGATAAAACAATTATCTCAATTAAAAGAGATATGGGGTCTGATAAAAAGGTTAAAATAGACGATAAAGAATATTCTCCACAGGAAATTTCTGCTATGATTTTACAGAAATTAAAAGCGGATGCAGAAAGTTATCTTGGAGAAAAAGTTTCTCAGGCAGTTATAACTGTTCCTGCATATTTTAGTGATTCTCAAAGACAGGCTACAAAAGACGCAGGTAAAATAGCAGGGCTTGAAGTATTAAGAATTATTAACGAACCTACTGCTGCTGCTCTTGCTTACGGGCTTGACAAAGATAACGAGCAGAAAATTATGGTTTATGACTTGGGTGGAGGTACATTCGACGTATCTATCTTAGAAATCGGAGACGGAGTATTTAAAGTACTTGCAACAAGTGGTAACAACCGTCTTGGAGGAGACGATTTTGACCAGAAAATAATCGACTTCCTTGCAGAAGAATTCAAAAAGGAAAACGGAATAGATTTAAGACAGGATAAAATGGCTCTTCAAAGACTTAAAGAAGCAGCAGAAAAAGCGAAAATTGACTTATCGGGGGTTACAACTGCAAACATAAACTTACCGTTTATTACAGCAGATGCTACCGGCCCTAAACATATGGACATCACTTTAACAAGAGCAAAATTTGATGAATTAACATCAGACCTTGTTGAAAAAACTATGATTCCTACCCGTCAGGCATTACAGGATGCAGGTCTTAGCGCATCAGAAATTGATAAAGTGCTTTTAGTTGGTGGTTCAACAAGAATTCCTGCAGTTCAGGAAGCAGTTAAAAAATTCACAGGTAAAGAGCCATTTAAAGGCATAAACCCTGACGAATGTGTTGCTATCGGTGCAGCAATTCAGGGTGGAGTTTTAGCAGGTGATGTAAAAGATTTACTTTTACTTGATGTTACACCACTTTCACTTGGTATTGAAACATTAGGCGGAGTTTGCACAAAACTTATTGAAAGAAACTCTACTATTCCTACAAAGAAAAGTCAGGTGTTCTCAACTGCTGCAGATTCCCAGACAAGTGTTGATATTCATATTCTTCAAGGGGAAAGAGAAATGGCTGCAGGTAACAAAACATTAGGAAGATTCCAGTTAACAGATATTCCTCCTGCACCAAGAGGAGTTCCTCAGATAGAAGTAACATTTGATATTGATGCCAATGGTATTGTTAATGTTTCCGCAAAAGACTTAGGCACAGGTAATGAACAGAAAATTACAATTACTTCAAGCACAAACTTAAGCGATGAAGAAATTGACAAGGCAGTTAAGGAAGCAGAAGCATTCGCAAATGAAGATAAACAGAAAAAAGAAGAAATCGAAGCAAGAAACAATGCTGACTCTTTAATTTATCAGACAGAAAAAACAATAAACGAAGCAGGAGATAAATTAACAGAAGACGACAAAAAAGCAATCACTGAAAAAATTGATGCTCTAAAAGAAGCATTAAAAGGCACAGATACAGAACTTATTAAAAAAGGCACAGAAGAACTTAACCAGAAAATCTACGAGTTTGCTCAGAAACTTTATCAGCAGGCTGCACCTAATCAGGATATGGGCGCACAGGAAGGAAATACAGCAGATAACGGTGCATATGAAGCAGACTATAAAGTGGTAGACGAAGACGAAAATAAATAA